From Antedon mediterranea chromosome 9, ecAntMedi1.1, whole genome shotgun sequence, a single genomic window includes:
- the LOC140058896 gene encoding uncharacterized protein, translated as MQFKEDSGVISQSHAEHVAKLWNNLDAYDKTIKRKARHQDYLTKGRFKKSKTTSVIPGVESTRRCFLGQNTGPAQWPDCNRYMECIITKLCEAYPSTVSIIEGKRFQRWPLITKGYKNIRRKVLSNGHLMLFAKLQLMEINRTTLIQWYNRTSKKQERQVLESGISATIPKLVSDKTLLETLTKPAVLNVHTSAPSFTFDLPKNTSGLATPGNGPSIPVPGEIAKPPPSVPEASSTRIPRTTLLYRKRVAKDISEGKPIKIYKSRTSAIVCSKCKQPRLNKNHTQCYGNWYCAATSDVTFKEIGYGCHPSPSSREEKKAAKRMIPNDCCSHG; from the exons ATGCAGTTTAAGGAAGACAGTGGAGTGATAAGTCAAAGTCATGCTGAACATGTCGCAAAGTTGTGGAACAACCTGGATGCTTATGACAAAACCATTAAACGCAAAGCACGGCATCAAGATTACCTGACGAAAGGCAGGTTCAAGAAAAGTAAAACTACTTCTGTAATACCTGGTGTCGAAAGCACTCGACG ATGCTTCTTAGGTCAGAACACCGGGCCAGCTCAGTGGCCGGACTGCAATCGATATATGGAGTGCATTATTACAAAACTATGTGAAGCGTATCCATCTACCGTATCTATTATCGAAGGTAAACGTTTCCAGCGCTGGCCGCTCATTACCAAAGGCTACAAGAACATTCGTCGGAAAGTGCTATCGAATGGACACCTGATGTTGTTTGCTAAGCTTCAGTTGATGGAGATAAATCGTACGACACTCATCCAGTG GTACAACAGAACATCAAAGAAGCAAGAGCGGCAAGTGTTGGAATCTGGCATCTCGGCAACAATACCCAAACTTGTCTCTGATAAAACCCTACTTGAAACTTTAACCAAGCCAGCGGTGCTAAACGTTCATACAAGCGCTCCATCTTTCACATTTGACCTACCAAAAAACACTTCCGGCCTAGCGACTCCAGGAAACGGACCGTCGATCCCAGTTCCAGGCGAGATAGCCAAACCACCACCGTCAGTCCCTGAGGCTAGCAGTACTCGTATTCCTAGAACTACCCTCTTGTACAGAAAACGAGTGGCTAAAGACATATCGGAAGGGAAACcgatcaaaatatacaaatcaaGAACGTCTGCGATTGTGTGCTCAAAGTGTAAGCAACCAAGATTAAATAAGAACCACACTCAGTGCTATGGAAATTGGTATTGTGCTGCAACATCTGATGTGACTTTTAAAGAAATCGGCTATGGTTGCCATCCGTCGCCTTCGTCAAGAGAGGAAAAAAAAGCAGCAAAAAGAATGATTCCAAATGATTGTTGTAGCCATGGATAG